One Coffea arabica cultivar ET-39 chromosome 5c, Coffea Arabica ET-39 HiFi, whole genome shotgun sequence DNA window includes the following coding sequences:
- the LOC113689812 gene encoding uncharacterized protein isoform X2, with translation MAMARPFIFKACLLSAETPNLLKKNRMDPKPFSEKDQFFSAKAEKVTTNGAANISLQEWQGWGAISPVPAMVIEVIQDLKLLEKDIGAHLDFGGNHGKLQGDFKVQEDKKHRAKFQSLGNSEKKLQFFSARQIACRLLGSRGYLCQKCWLPMEDCMCSRLLPFPLWHRIRFWLYMHPKDFLRQNNTGKLLCQVFGTHAATLCLFGISELEEIMWSALNFSGRRNVWCLYPNKNAMPMSVQDTFIQNSSRDHQSEQNSVLGDERMNFILIDGTWSNSQAMFKRLKMGDKKKEKRKEI, from the exons ATGGCGATGGCCAGACCCTTCATCTTCAAAGCCTGTCTCCTTTCCGCCGAAACTCCGAACCTCTTGAAGAAGAATCGCATGGACCCGAAGCCCTTTTCAGAAAAAGACCAGTTTTTTTCAGCAAAAGCCGAAAAGGTCACCACCAATGGTGCAGCGAACATAAGCCTTCAAGAATGGCAGGGCTGGGGCGCCATCTCACCTGTACCTGCCATGGTTATTGAAGTCATTCAGGACTTGAAGCTTCTGGAGAAAGATATTGGAGCTCATTTGGATTTTGGTGGCAATCATGGCAAACTCCAA GGAGATTTTAAAGTGCAAGAGGATAAAAAGCATAGGGCAAAGTTTCAATCTTTAGGAAATTCTGAGAAGAAGCTCCAATTCTTTTCAGCTCGTCAAATAGCATGCCGCTTACTCGGTAGTAGAGGATATCTCTGTCAGAAG TGCTGGCTTCCCATGGAAGATTGCATGTGTTCAAGACTTCTGCCTTTTCCCCTTTGGCATCGGATACGTTTTTGGTTGTATATGCATCCAAAG GATTTTTTACGACAGAACAACACGGGAAAGTTGTTATGTCAAGTGTTTGGCACCCATGCTGCAACTTTGTGTCTCTTTGGCATTTCTGAACTTGAAGAAATCATGTGGAGTGCATTGAACTTTTCAG GGAGAAGAAATGTTTGGTGTCTCTACCCTAATAAGAATGCTATGCCGATGTCTGTTCAGGACACATTCATTCAAAATTCCTCCAGGGATCATCAGTCTGAACAGAATTCG GTACTTGGAGATGAAAGAATGAATTTTATTTTGATTGATGGTACATGGAGCAATTCCCAAGCAATGTTCAAGCGTTTAAAG ATGGGagacaagaaaaaggaaaagaggaaagaaaTCTAG
- the LOC113689675 gene encoding GPI-anchored protein LLG1, which yields MGSNPSLMLFLFFLLVGLASSSYISNHALEPSGLRGRTLLQAKASCPVNFEAQNYTIITSQCKGPNYSPKLCCDAFKEFACPFADQVNDMKNDCASTMFSYINMYGHYPPGLFANFCKDGAQGLECASAEAESPKKNGALKTAQSTVLVLAAGFLTFLLNAF from the exons ATGGGGTCTAATCCATCTCTAATGttgtttctcttctttcttcttgttggaTTGGCCTCTTCATCCTACATTTCAA ATCATGCATTGGAGCCTAGCGGATTGAGAGGTCGTACCCTTCTTCAAGCAAAAGCAT CTTGCCCTGTAAACTTTGAAGCTCAGAACTACACAATCATCACTAGCCAATGCAAAGGGCCGAATTACTCTCCAAAACTCTGCTGCGATGCCTTCAAGGAATTCGCCTGCCCTTTTGCTGATCAAGTGAATGACATGAAAAACGATTGTGCATCAACCATGTTCAGTTACATTAACATGTATGGACATTATCCTCCTGGACTTTTTGCGAATTTTTGCAAGGATGGCGCCCAGGGCCTTGAATGTGCATCTGCAGAAGCAGAAAGTCCCAAGAAAAATGGGGCGCTGAAAACTGCTCAATCAACTGTGCTGGTGCTGGCAGCTGGTTTCTTGACGTTTTTGTTGAATGCCTTCTAA
- the LOC113689812 gene encoding uncharacterized protein isoform X1, translating into MAMARPFIFKACLLSAETPNLLKKNRMDPKPFSEKDQFFSAKAEKVTTNGAANISLQEWQGWGAISPVPAMVIEVIQDLKLLEKDIGAHLDFGGNHGKLQGDFKVQEDKKHRAKFQSLGNSEKKLQFFSARQIACRLLGSRGYLCQKCWLPMEDCMCSRLLPFPLWHRIRFWLYMHPKDFLRQNNTGKLLCQVFGTHAATLCLFGISELEEIMWSALNFSGRRNVWCLYPNKNAMPMSVQDTFIQNSSRDHQSEQNSVLGDERMNFILIDGTWSNSQAMFKRLKDKAQVVWGEDLPCISLNAGVSLMHKLRPQPSWDRTCTAAAAVGLLYELHLVPEFSSHGLDSQAEAIEDALEILFESLTARRLRMGRSISRKERHYSNLC; encoded by the exons ATGGCGATGGCCAGACCCTTCATCTTCAAAGCCTGTCTCCTTTCCGCCGAAACTCCGAACCTCTTGAAGAAGAATCGCATGGACCCGAAGCCCTTTTCAGAAAAAGACCAGTTTTTTTCAGCAAAAGCCGAAAAGGTCACCACCAATGGTGCAGCGAACATAAGCCTTCAAGAATGGCAGGGCTGGGGCGCCATCTCACCTGTACCTGCCATGGTTATTGAAGTCATTCAGGACTTGAAGCTTCTGGAGAAAGATATTGGAGCTCATTTGGATTTTGGTGGCAATCATGGCAAACTCCAA GGAGATTTTAAAGTGCAAGAGGATAAAAAGCATAGGGCAAAGTTTCAATCTTTAGGAAATTCTGAGAAGAAGCTCCAATTCTTTTCAGCTCGTCAAATAGCATGCCGCTTACTCGGTAGTAGAGGATATCTCTGTCAGAAG TGCTGGCTTCCCATGGAAGATTGCATGTGTTCAAGACTTCTGCCTTTTCCCCTTTGGCATCGGATACGTTTTTGGTTGTATATGCATCCAAAG GATTTTTTACGACAGAACAACACGGGAAAGTTGTTATGTCAAGTGTTTGGCACCCATGCTGCAACTTTGTGTCTCTTTGGCATTTCTGAACTTGAAGAAATCATGTGGAGTGCATTGAACTTTTCAG GGAGAAGAAATGTTTGGTGTCTCTACCCTAATAAGAATGCTATGCCGATGTCTGTTCAGGACACATTCATTCAAAATTCCTCCAGGGATCATCAGTCTGAACAGAATTCG GTACTTGGAGATGAAAGAATGAATTTTATTTTGATTGATGGTACATGGAGCAATTCCCAAGCAATGTTCAAGCGTTTAAAG GATAAAGCACAGGTAGTTTGGGGAGAAGACCTTCCTTGCATCTCTCTGAATGCAGGGGTATCTCTAATGCACAAACTGAG ACCGCAACCCTCATGGGACCGTACCTgcacagcagcagcagcagttgGTCTCCTTTATGAGCTTCATCTTGTTCCTGAGTTCAGCTCtcatggactggatagtcaggCTGAAGCTATCGAAGATGCTTTAGAGATTCTGTTTGAATCACTTACAGCTCGAAGACTTCGTATGGGGAGGTCCATCAGCCGTAAGGAGAGACATTACAGCAACCTCTGCTAG